A DNA window from Trichosurus vulpecula isolate mTriVul1 chromosome 2, mTriVul1.pri, whole genome shotgun sequence contains the following coding sequences:
- the ARHGEF1 gene encoding rho guanine nucleotide exchange factor 1 isoform X1 yields MEMEDAARGAPGPTRPAPVSIIGAEDEDFENELETHPEERSSEFQSLEQVKRRPAHLMALLHHVALQFEPGPLLCCLHADMLTTLGPKEAKKGFLDFYHNFLEKTAVLRVPVPQSVSFELDRTRPELLPEETQRRFLQEVVQAQQNAISRQLEDFRSKRLMGMTPGEPDLSQLETWAARDRVSFEGRERLVAERILNRLEDIHPTISADEEKSVAIVNAISAYMRYLGVRTKSSDKKARGNFFRKKMPGNRRTDDTPKSKSVLISILDAARWNRGDAQAPDFRHPKAETDGEKLGPPERKISQVTPPKGIIGPPGPDAPGVTVHPPPGESLDKESGTDLPSEVGDPPPQGPSSSESPILPESNAEDGADTERKWKRLSGRLGRSESLRVTDRRRPSRGSLGAKGRAGGRSRSDVDTDPGSATAALGSARRATPEPGEEGEPGRAGLELEPEEPPGWRELVPLDTLSGMHKNQVKRQEVISELLVTEAAHVRMLRVLHDLFYQPMADGGFFTMDELQNIFPSLDELIDVHSLFLESLMKLRQESGYLIEEIGDVLLARFDGPEGSWFQKISSRFCSRQSFALEQLKAKQRKEPRFCTFVQEAESRPRCRRLQLKDMIPTEMQRLTKYPLLLQSIWQNTEEPKEKAKVEQAAECCKEILHHVNQSVRDMEDLLRLKDYQRRLDLSHLRQSSDPMLSEFKNLDITKKKLVHEGPLTWRVTKDKAVEVHVLLLDDLLLLLQRQDERLLLKSHSRTLTPTPDGKTMLRPVLRLTSAMTREVATDHRAFYVIFTWDQEAHIYELVAQTVSERKHWCTLITDTAGSLKVPAPPSRPKRPSPISTREPLISISENGNSSREIPQAEAGRCERILTDLLPFSCLDPEGQLAASALQEVLSLKQILLPGEEENGPGPAPESEGVSGAAQTQELRERLLNLEDTLKRLEEVEEEFCRLRLIISQLNGATPSQAGCS; encoded by the exons ATGGAGATGGAAGATGCTGCTCGAGGG GCCCCTGGCCCAACCCGGCCAGCTCCGGTCAGCATCATTGGTGCTGAAGATGAGGACTTTGAGAATGAGCTGGAGACG CACCCAGAGGAGCGGAGCAGTGAGTTCCAGAGCCTGGAGCAGGTGAAGCGCCGCCCGGCCCACCTCATGGCTCTCCTGCACCATGTGGCTCTGCAGTTTGAGCCAGGACCTCTG CTCTGCTGTCTCCATGCTGATATGCTGACCACGCTGGGCCCCAAGGAGGCCAAGAAAGGCTTTCTAGATTTCTACCACAACTTCCTAGAGAAGACGGCG GTCCTGCGTGTGCCTGTGCCCCAGTCAGTGTCCTTTGAGCTCG ATCGCACGCGCCCAGAATTGCTCCCGGAGGAGACCCAACGGCGATTCCTGCAGGAGGTGGTCCAGGCCCAGCAGAATGCCATCTCCCGTCAGCTTGAGGACTTCCGGTCCAAGCGGCTCATGGGGATGACCCCCGGAGAGCCAGACTTGTCCCAGCTGGAAACCTGGGCTGCCCGGGACCGGGTCAGCTTTGAGGGCCGGGAACGCCTTGTGGCCGAGAGGATCCTAAACCGCCTGGAGGACATTCA CCCAACCATCTCTGCGGATGAGGAGAAGAG TGTGGCAATAGTGAACGCCATCAGCGCCTACATGCGGTACCTCGGTGTTCGGACCAAGAGCAGCGACAAGAAGGCCCGAGGAAACTTCTTCCGGAAAAAG ATGCCTGGAAATCGCCGCACAGATGACACCCCCAAGAGCAAGAGTGTGCTCATCAGCATCCTGGATGCAGCCCGCTGGAACCGTGGAGATGCGCAGG CCCCTGACTTCCGACACCCTAAAGCTGAGACTGACG GCGAGAAGCTGGGGCCTCCTGAGAGGAAAATCAGCCAGGTGACTCCCCCAAAGGGGATCATTGGACCCCCTGGGCCAGATGCCCCTGGTGTCACTGTGCATCCCCCTCCAGGTGAAAGCCTTGACAAGGAGTCAG GTACTGATCTACCCTCAGAAGTGGGGGACCCACCCCCCCAAGGCCCATCAAGCTCAGAGTCCCCCATCCTCCCAGAGAGCAATGCAGAGGATGGGGCTGACacggaaag AAAGTGGAAGAG ACTGTCTGGGAGATTGGGGCGCTCCGAGAGCCTTCGGGTGACCGACCGGCGCAGGCCATCCCGGGGCAGCCTTGGGGCCAAGGGCCGAGCAGGGGGCCGCTCCAGAAGCGACGTGGACACAGACCCTGGCTCTGCCACGGCGGCCCTTGGCTCCGCCCGACGTGCCAC CCCTGAgccaggggaggagggggagccgGGCCGAGCAGGGCTTGAGCTGGAGCCCGAGGAGCCGCCCGGCTGGCGTGAGCTGGTCCCCCTTGACACCTTGAGTGGGATGCACAAGAACCAGGTGAAGCgccaagaggtgatcagtg aGTTGCTGGTGACCGAAGCCGCCCATGTGCGAATGCTTCGGGTGTTGCATGACCTCTTCTACCAGCCCATGGCTGATGGGGGCTTCTTCACCATGGATGAACTGCAGAACATCTTTCCCAGCCTGGATGAGCTGATCGATGTGCACT CTCTGTTCCTGGAGAGCCTGATGAAGCTGCGTCAGGAAAGCGGCTACCTCATCGAGGAGATTGGGGATGTGCTGCTAGCCAGG TTTGACGGCCCAGAGGGCTCCTGGTTCCAGAAGATCTCTTCTCGGTTCTGTAGCCGTCAGTCCTTTGCGCTGGAGCAGCTCAAGGCCAAGCAGAGAAAGGAGCCGAGATTCTGCACTTTTGTGCAG GAAGCAGAGAGCAGGCCCCGCTGCCGGCGGCTACAGCTCAAGGATATGATCCCCACGGAGATGCAGCGACTCACAAAATACCCTTTGCTTCTGCAGAGCATCTGGCAGAACACAG AGGAGCCAAAGGAGAAGGCAAAGGTGGAGCAGGCTGCAGAGTGCTGTAAGGAGATTCTGCATCATGTGAACCAGTCTGTGAGAGACATGGAGGACCTGCTG CGGCTCAAGGACTACCAGCGCCGTCTGGACCTGTCTCACCTGCGGCAGAGCAGTGACCCTATGCTGAGTGAGTTCAAG AACCTGGACATCACCAAGAAGAAGCTGGTGCACGAAGGGCCCCTGACCTGGAGAGTGACCAAGGACAAGGCTGTGG AGGTGCATGTGCTTCTGCTGGACGACCTCCTGCTCCTGCTGCAGCGCCAGGATGAGAGGCTGCTGCTCAAATCCCACAGCCGGACACTGACCCCGACACCCGATGGCAAGACCATGCTGCGGCCTGTGCTGCGCCTGACCTCTGCCATGACCCGCGAGGTGGCCACCG ACCACAGAGCTTTCTACGTCATCTTTACCTGGGACCAGGAGGCTCATATCTATGAACTGGTGGCCCAGACCGTGTCAGAAAGAAAGCA CTGGTGTACCCTCATCACTGACACTGCAGGCTCTCTGAAGGTCCCAGCCCCACCCTCGAGGCCCAAACGCCCAAGCCCCATCAG TACTCGGGAGCCCCTAATCAGCATCTCTGAGAATGGAAACAGCAGCAGAGAGATTCCTCAGGCTGAAG CAGGCCGCTGTGAACGCATCCTGACTGACCTGCTGCCCTTCTCCTGCCTGGACCCCGAGGGGCAGCTCGCAGCCTCTGCCCTCCAAGAAG TCCTTTCCCTTAAGCAAATCCTGCTCccaggggaggaggagaatgggcCTGGGCCAGCCCCTGAAAGTGAGGGGGTGTCGGGGGCTGCCCAGACCCAGGAGCTACGAGAGAGGCTTCTGAACTTGGAAGACACCCTCAAGAGGCTGGAG gaagtagaggaagaattctGTCGGCTCAGACTCATCATATCCCAGCTCAATGGGGCCACCCCCAGCCAGGCTGGCTGCTCCTGA
- the ARHGEF1 gene encoding rho guanine nucleotide exchange factor 1 isoform X2 — MEMEDAARGAPGPTRPAPVSIIGAEDEDFENELETHPEERSSEFQSLEQVKRRPAHLMALLHHVALQFEPGPLLCCLHADMLTTLGPKEAKKGFLDFYHNFLEKTAVLRVPVPQSVSFELDRTRPELLPEETQRRFLQEVVQAQQNAISRQLEDFRSKRLMGMTPGEPDLSQLETWAARDRVSFEGRERLVAERILNRLEDIHPTISADEEKSVAIVNAISAYMRYLGVRTKSSDKKARGNFFRKKMPGNRRTDDTPKSKSVLISILDAARWNRGDAQAPDFRHPKAETDGEKLGPPERKISQVTPPKGIIGPPGPDAPGVTVHPPPGESLDKESGTDLPSEVGDPPPQGPSSSESPILPESNAEDGADTERKWKRLSGRLGRSESLRVTDRRRPSRGSLGAKGRAGGRSRSDVDTDPGSATAALGSARRATPEPGEEGEPGRAGLELEPEEPPGWRELVPLDTLSGMHKNQVKRQEVISELLVTEAAHVRMLRVLHDLFYQPMADGGFFTMDELQNIFPSLDELIDVHSLFLESLMKLRQESGYLIEEIGDVLLARFDGPEGSWFQKISSRFCSRQSFALEQLKAKQRKEPRFCTFVQEAESRPRCRRLQLKDMIPTEMQRLTKYPLLLQSIWQNTEEPKEKAKVEQAAECCKEILHHVNQSVRDMEDLLRLKDYQRRLDLSHLRQSSDPMLSEFKNLDITKKKLVHEGPLTWRVTKDKAVEVHVLLLDDLLLLLQRQDERLLLKSHSRTLTPTPDGKTMLRPVLRLTSAMTREVATDHRAFYVIFTWDQEAHIYELVAQTVSERKHWCTLITDTAGSLKVPAPPSRPKRPSPISTREPLISISENGNSSREIPQAEGRCERILTDLLPFSCLDPEGQLAASALQEVLSLKQILLPGEEENGPGPAPESEGVSGAAQTQELRERLLNLEDTLKRLEEVEEEFCRLRLIISQLNGATPSQAGCS, encoded by the exons ATGGAGATGGAAGATGCTGCTCGAGGG GCCCCTGGCCCAACCCGGCCAGCTCCGGTCAGCATCATTGGTGCTGAAGATGAGGACTTTGAGAATGAGCTGGAGACG CACCCAGAGGAGCGGAGCAGTGAGTTCCAGAGCCTGGAGCAGGTGAAGCGCCGCCCGGCCCACCTCATGGCTCTCCTGCACCATGTGGCTCTGCAGTTTGAGCCAGGACCTCTG CTCTGCTGTCTCCATGCTGATATGCTGACCACGCTGGGCCCCAAGGAGGCCAAGAAAGGCTTTCTAGATTTCTACCACAACTTCCTAGAGAAGACGGCG GTCCTGCGTGTGCCTGTGCCCCAGTCAGTGTCCTTTGAGCTCG ATCGCACGCGCCCAGAATTGCTCCCGGAGGAGACCCAACGGCGATTCCTGCAGGAGGTGGTCCAGGCCCAGCAGAATGCCATCTCCCGTCAGCTTGAGGACTTCCGGTCCAAGCGGCTCATGGGGATGACCCCCGGAGAGCCAGACTTGTCCCAGCTGGAAACCTGGGCTGCCCGGGACCGGGTCAGCTTTGAGGGCCGGGAACGCCTTGTGGCCGAGAGGATCCTAAACCGCCTGGAGGACATTCA CCCAACCATCTCTGCGGATGAGGAGAAGAG TGTGGCAATAGTGAACGCCATCAGCGCCTACATGCGGTACCTCGGTGTTCGGACCAAGAGCAGCGACAAGAAGGCCCGAGGAAACTTCTTCCGGAAAAAG ATGCCTGGAAATCGCCGCACAGATGACACCCCCAAGAGCAAGAGTGTGCTCATCAGCATCCTGGATGCAGCCCGCTGGAACCGTGGAGATGCGCAGG CCCCTGACTTCCGACACCCTAAAGCTGAGACTGACG GCGAGAAGCTGGGGCCTCCTGAGAGGAAAATCAGCCAGGTGACTCCCCCAAAGGGGATCATTGGACCCCCTGGGCCAGATGCCCCTGGTGTCACTGTGCATCCCCCTCCAGGTGAAAGCCTTGACAAGGAGTCAG GTACTGATCTACCCTCAGAAGTGGGGGACCCACCCCCCCAAGGCCCATCAAGCTCAGAGTCCCCCATCCTCCCAGAGAGCAATGCAGAGGATGGGGCTGACacggaaag AAAGTGGAAGAG ACTGTCTGGGAGATTGGGGCGCTCCGAGAGCCTTCGGGTGACCGACCGGCGCAGGCCATCCCGGGGCAGCCTTGGGGCCAAGGGCCGAGCAGGGGGCCGCTCCAGAAGCGACGTGGACACAGACCCTGGCTCTGCCACGGCGGCCCTTGGCTCCGCCCGACGTGCCAC CCCTGAgccaggggaggagggggagccgGGCCGAGCAGGGCTTGAGCTGGAGCCCGAGGAGCCGCCCGGCTGGCGTGAGCTGGTCCCCCTTGACACCTTGAGTGGGATGCACAAGAACCAGGTGAAGCgccaagaggtgatcagtg aGTTGCTGGTGACCGAAGCCGCCCATGTGCGAATGCTTCGGGTGTTGCATGACCTCTTCTACCAGCCCATGGCTGATGGGGGCTTCTTCACCATGGATGAACTGCAGAACATCTTTCCCAGCCTGGATGAGCTGATCGATGTGCACT CTCTGTTCCTGGAGAGCCTGATGAAGCTGCGTCAGGAAAGCGGCTACCTCATCGAGGAGATTGGGGATGTGCTGCTAGCCAGG TTTGACGGCCCAGAGGGCTCCTGGTTCCAGAAGATCTCTTCTCGGTTCTGTAGCCGTCAGTCCTTTGCGCTGGAGCAGCTCAAGGCCAAGCAGAGAAAGGAGCCGAGATTCTGCACTTTTGTGCAG GAAGCAGAGAGCAGGCCCCGCTGCCGGCGGCTACAGCTCAAGGATATGATCCCCACGGAGATGCAGCGACTCACAAAATACCCTTTGCTTCTGCAGAGCATCTGGCAGAACACAG AGGAGCCAAAGGAGAAGGCAAAGGTGGAGCAGGCTGCAGAGTGCTGTAAGGAGATTCTGCATCATGTGAACCAGTCTGTGAGAGACATGGAGGACCTGCTG CGGCTCAAGGACTACCAGCGCCGTCTGGACCTGTCTCACCTGCGGCAGAGCAGTGACCCTATGCTGAGTGAGTTCAAG AACCTGGACATCACCAAGAAGAAGCTGGTGCACGAAGGGCCCCTGACCTGGAGAGTGACCAAGGACAAGGCTGTGG AGGTGCATGTGCTTCTGCTGGACGACCTCCTGCTCCTGCTGCAGCGCCAGGATGAGAGGCTGCTGCTCAAATCCCACAGCCGGACACTGACCCCGACACCCGATGGCAAGACCATGCTGCGGCCTGTGCTGCGCCTGACCTCTGCCATGACCCGCGAGGTGGCCACCG ACCACAGAGCTTTCTACGTCATCTTTACCTGGGACCAGGAGGCTCATATCTATGAACTGGTGGCCCAGACCGTGTCAGAAAGAAAGCA CTGGTGTACCCTCATCACTGACACTGCAGGCTCTCTGAAGGTCCCAGCCCCACCCTCGAGGCCCAAACGCCCAAGCCCCATCAG TACTCGGGAGCCCCTAATCAGCATCTCTGAGAATGGAAACAGCAGCAGAGAGATTCCTCAGGCTGAAG GCCGCTGTGAACGCATCCTGACTGACCTGCTGCCCTTCTCCTGCCTGGACCCCGAGGGGCAGCTCGCAGCCTCTGCCCTCCAAGAAG TCCTTTCCCTTAAGCAAATCCTGCTCccaggggaggaggagaatgggcCTGGGCCAGCCCCTGAAAGTGAGGGGGTGTCGGGGGCTGCCCAGACCCAGGAGCTACGAGAGAGGCTTCTGAACTTGGAAGACACCCTCAAGAGGCTGGAG gaagtagaggaagaattctGTCGGCTCAGACTCATCATATCCCAGCTCAATGGGGCCACCCCCAGCCAGGCTGGCTGCTCCTGA
- the ARHGEF1 gene encoding rho guanine nucleotide exchange factor 1 isoform X6: protein MEMEDAARGAPGPTRPAPVSIIGAEDEDFENELETHPEERSSEFQSLEQVKRRPAHLMALLHHVALQFEPGPLLCCLHADMLTTLGPKEAKKGFLDFYHNFLEKTAVLRVPVPQSVSFELDRTRPELLPEETQRRFLQEVVQAQQNAISRQLEDFRSKRLMGMTPGEPDLSQLETWAARDRVSFEGRERLVAERILNRLEDIHPTISADEEKSVAIVNAISAYMRYLGVRTKSSDKKARGNFFRKKMPGNRRTDDTPKSKSVLISILDAARWNRGDAQAPDFRHPKAETDGEKLGPPERKISQVTPPKGIIGPPGPDAPGVTVHPPPGESLDKESGTDLPSEVGDPPPQGPSSSESPILPESNAEDGADTESPEPGEEGEPGRAGLELEPEEPPGWRELVPLDTLSGMHKNQVKRQEVISELLVTEAAHVRMLRVLHDLFYQPMADGGFFTMDELQNIFPSLDELIDVHSLFLESLMKLRQESGYLIEEIGDVLLARFDGPEGSWFQKISSRFCSRQSFALEQLKAKQRKEPRFCTFVQEAESRPRCRRLQLKDMIPTEMQRLTKYPLLLQSIWQNTEEPKEKAKVEQAAECCKEILHHVNQSVRDMEDLLRLKDYQRRLDLSHLRQSSDPMLSEFKNLDITKKKLVHEGPLTWRVTKDKAVEVHVLLLDDLLLLLQRQDERLLLKSHSRTLTPTPDGKTMLRPVLRLTSAMTREVATDHRAFYVIFTWDQEAHIYELVAQTVSERKHWCTLITDTAGSLKVPAPPSRPKRPSPISTREPLISISENGNSSREIPQAEGRCERILTDLLPFSCLDPEGQLAASALQEVLSLKQILLPGEEENGPGPAPESEGVSGAAQTQELRERLLNLEDTLKRLEEVEEEFCRLRLIISQLNGATPSQAGCS, encoded by the exons ATGGAGATGGAAGATGCTGCTCGAGGG GCCCCTGGCCCAACCCGGCCAGCTCCGGTCAGCATCATTGGTGCTGAAGATGAGGACTTTGAGAATGAGCTGGAGACG CACCCAGAGGAGCGGAGCAGTGAGTTCCAGAGCCTGGAGCAGGTGAAGCGCCGCCCGGCCCACCTCATGGCTCTCCTGCACCATGTGGCTCTGCAGTTTGAGCCAGGACCTCTG CTCTGCTGTCTCCATGCTGATATGCTGACCACGCTGGGCCCCAAGGAGGCCAAGAAAGGCTTTCTAGATTTCTACCACAACTTCCTAGAGAAGACGGCG GTCCTGCGTGTGCCTGTGCCCCAGTCAGTGTCCTTTGAGCTCG ATCGCACGCGCCCAGAATTGCTCCCGGAGGAGACCCAACGGCGATTCCTGCAGGAGGTGGTCCAGGCCCAGCAGAATGCCATCTCCCGTCAGCTTGAGGACTTCCGGTCCAAGCGGCTCATGGGGATGACCCCCGGAGAGCCAGACTTGTCCCAGCTGGAAACCTGGGCTGCCCGGGACCGGGTCAGCTTTGAGGGCCGGGAACGCCTTGTGGCCGAGAGGATCCTAAACCGCCTGGAGGACATTCA CCCAACCATCTCTGCGGATGAGGAGAAGAG TGTGGCAATAGTGAACGCCATCAGCGCCTACATGCGGTACCTCGGTGTTCGGACCAAGAGCAGCGACAAGAAGGCCCGAGGAAACTTCTTCCGGAAAAAG ATGCCTGGAAATCGCCGCACAGATGACACCCCCAAGAGCAAGAGTGTGCTCATCAGCATCCTGGATGCAGCCCGCTGGAACCGTGGAGATGCGCAGG CCCCTGACTTCCGACACCCTAAAGCTGAGACTGACG GCGAGAAGCTGGGGCCTCCTGAGAGGAAAATCAGCCAGGTGACTCCCCCAAAGGGGATCATTGGACCCCCTGGGCCAGATGCCCCTGGTGTCACTGTGCATCCCCCTCCAGGTGAAAGCCTTGACAAGGAGTCAG GTACTGATCTACCCTCAGAAGTGGGGGACCCACCCCCCCAAGGCCCATCAAGCTCAGAGTCCCCCATCCTCCCAGAGAGCAATGCAGAGGATGGGGCTGACacggaaag CCCTGAgccaggggaggagggggagccgGGCCGAGCAGGGCTTGAGCTGGAGCCCGAGGAGCCGCCCGGCTGGCGTGAGCTGGTCCCCCTTGACACCTTGAGTGGGATGCACAAGAACCAGGTGAAGCgccaagaggtgatcagtg aGTTGCTGGTGACCGAAGCCGCCCATGTGCGAATGCTTCGGGTGTTGCATGACCTCTTCTACCAGCCCATGGCTGATGGGGGCTTCTTCACCATGGATGAACTGCAGAACATCTTTCCCAGCCTGGATGAGCTGATCGATGTGCACT CTCTGTTCCTGGAGAGCCTGATGAAGCTGCGTCAGGAAAGCGGCTACCTCATCGAGGAGATTGGGGATGTGCTGCTAGCCAGG TTTGACGGCCCAGAGGGCTCCTGGTTCCAGAAGATCTCTTCTCGGTTCTGTAGCCGTCAGTCCTTTGCGCTGGAGCAGCTCAAGGCCAAGCAGAGAAAGGAGCCGAGATTCTGCACTTTTGTGCAG GAAGCAGAGAGCAGGCCCCGCTGCCGGCGGCTACAGCTCAAGGATATGATCCCCACGGAGATGCAGCGACTCACAAAATACCCTTTGCTTCTGCAGAGCATCTGGCAGAACACAG AGGAGCCAAAGGAGAAGGCAAAGGTGGAGCAGGCTGCAGAGTGCTGTAAGGAGATTCTGCATCATGTGAACCAGTCTGTGAGAGACATGGAGGACCTGCTG CGGCTCAAGGACTACCAGCGCCGTCTGGACCTGTCTCACCTGCGGCAGAGCAGTGACCCTATGCTGAGTGAGTTCAAG AACCTGGACATCACCAAGAAGAAGCTGGTGCACGAAGGGCCCCTGACCTGGAGAGTGACCAAGGACAAGGCTGTGG AGGTGCATGTGCTTCTGCTGGACGACCTCCTGCTCCTGCTGCAGCGCCAGGATGAGAGGCTGCTGCTCAAATCCCACAGCCGGACACTGACCCCGACACCCGATGGCAAGACCATGCTGCGGCCTGTGCTGCGCCTGACCTCTGCCATGACCCGCGAGGTGGCCACCG ACCACAGAGCTTTCTACGTCATCTTTACCTGGGACCAGGAGGCTCATATCTATGAACTGGTGGCCCAGACCGTGTCAGAAAGAAAGCA CTGGTGTACCCTCATCACTGACACTGCAGGCTCTCTGAAGGTCCCAGCCCCACCCTCGAGGCCCAAACGCCCAAGCCCCATCAG TACTCGGGAGCCCCTAATCAGCATCTCTGAGAATGGAAACAGCAGCAGAGAGATTCCTCAGGCTGAAG GCCGCTGTGAACGCATCCTGACTGACCTGCTGCCCTTCTCCTGCCTGGACCCCGAGGGGCAGCTCGCAGCCTCTGCCCTCCAAGAAG TCCTTTCCCTTAAGCAAATCCTGCTCccaggggaggaggagaatgggcCTGGGCCAGCCCCTGAAAGTGAGGGGGTGTCGGGGGCTGCCCAGACCCAGGAGCTACGAGAGAGGCTTCTGAACTTGGAAGACACCCTCAAGAGGCTGGAG gaagtagaggaagaattctGTCGGCTCAGACTCATCATATCCCAGCTCAATGGGGCCACCCCCAGCCAGGCTGGCTGCTCCTGA